In the genome of Streptomyces globosus, one region contains:
- a CDS encoding lycopene cyclase family protein has product MGCGPEVDVDVVIVGGGAAGLSLAHALTLPGARREPAVAVVETPRQALRPGDRTWCFWQDGPAEHPEAEAASWARLRVRDRDGGVVDGELRALRYRMLRSDAFEASVRSRLAGLPGVRLVAATAEAVHDTPGGAVAVCTGADGRRIAVRGRHLFDSRPLPALPPARTLLLQHFRGWFVRTARPAFDPDTVELMDFRVPQPARGLAFGYVLPLGPAEALVEYTEFSRAPLARDAYTAALEHYTRDVLRLGPFEVRAEESGVIPMTDARYPRRAGARVHLIGAAGGATRPSTGYTFSAVQRQTRAVAAALRDGRTPRLPAPHRRRALAMDAVVLRALDAGRIDGPRFFTDLFRRVPAERVLRFLDGTTALWEDLLVGCATPVAPMLRTVAELPFLPRRHAPAAPRETRPDEPDDDPAAGH; this is encoded by the coding sequence GCGGGGCGGCGGGGCTGTCGCTCGCCCACGCGCTCACCCTGCCCGGCGCCCGGCGGGAGCCGGCCGTCGCCGTCGTGGAGACGCCCCGGCAGGCGCTGCGCCCCGGCGACCGCACCTGGTGCTTCTGGCAGGACGGCCCGGCCGAGCATCCCGAGGCCGAGGCGGCGTCCTGGGCGCGGCTGCGGGTCCGGGACCGCGACGGCGGTGTCGTCGACGGCGAACTGCGGGCGCTGCGGTACCGGATGCTGCGGTCGGACGCGTTCGAGGCGTCCGTGCGCTCCCGGCTGGCCGGCCTGCCCGGCGTCCGGCTCGTGGCGGCGACCGCGGAGGCCGTGCACGACACGCCCGGCGGCGCGGTGGCCGTGTGCACCGGGGCCGACGGCCGCCGCATCGCCGTGCGCGGCCGGCACCTGTTCGACTCGCGTCCGCTGCCCGCGCTCCCGCCGGCCCGGACCCTGCTGCTCCAGCACTTCCGCGGCTGGTTCGTGCGCACCGCCCGCCCCGCCTTCGACCCGGACACGGTCGAGCTGATGGACTTCCGGGTCCCGCAGCCGGCCCGCGGGCTCGCCTTCGGCTACGTGCTGCCGCTCGGGCCGGCGGAGGCGCTCGTCGAGTACACCGAGTTCTCCCGGGCCCCGCTCGCCCGCGACGCCTACACCGCGGCGCTGGAGCACTACACGCGTGACGTGCTGCGGCTGGGGCCGTTCGAGGTGCGGGCCGAGGAGTCGGGGGTGATCCCGATGACCGATGCGCGCTACCCGCGCCGTGCCGGGGCGCGCGTCCACCTGATCGGCGCGGCCGGCGGCGCCACCCGGCCCTCGACCGGCTACACCTTCTCCGCGGTGCAGCGGCAGACCCGGGCCGTCGCCGCAGCGCTGCGCGACGGGCGGACCCCCCGGCTGCCCGCGCCGCACCGCCGCCGGGCCCTGGCGATGGACGCCGTCGTCCTCCGCGCCCTGGACGCCGGCCGGATCGACGGCCCCCGCTTCTTCACCGACCTCTTCCGCAGGGTTCCCGCCGAACGGGTGCTGCGCTTCCTCGACGGGACGACGGCCCTGTGGGAGGACCTCCTCGTCGGGTGCGCCACCCCCGTCGCGCCCATGCTCCGCACCGTTGCCGAACTGCCCTTCCTGCCCCGCCGGCACGCACCCGCCGCCCCCCGTGAAACGAGGCCCGATGAACCAGACGACGACCCTGCTGCGGGGCACTGA